A stretch of Lactuca sativa cultivar Salinas chromosome 6, Lsat_Salinas_v11, whole genome shotgun sequence DNA encodes these proteins:
- the LOC111890138 gene encoding receptor-like protein EIX2: protein MNPCVFIIFPLLLLRLETTTSNQVGGGDDNVVMKKCSDKEGRALLDFKARLQDPDETLSTWRAEEEECCKWSGVTCNNQTGRVIELSIRFGGLKGEISNSLLNLTHLTHLDLLSNSFHGIIPTFIGSMTRLRHLDLGWNHFNGTIPRFICSMTKLRYLNLGNNDLNGTIPRCIGSLTKLMYLDLSYNSFYGIIPPEFGNLTNLQYLYLGVVGRCRVENLQWLSHLSHLESLEMDGISLAKQNYWVDVILSLPNLSFLSLGGCELSQVMYPYSSSFLNSSSSLYFLNLRNNNLTSSMYHWMFSLTSNSLHILSLSGNMLDGIPKYLGNLCSLEYFAFDNNSAVVNFPDFLNNLSGCTSLSLKEFSAYGSQFIGTLSNEILTFKNLSILGMRSCNLGPHFPRWIQTLKNLSYLDIANNGISDTIPLGFWDMWPSQLTYLNLSSNNISGKVPDLSSNFGNNSSIDLSSNRFYGPITKISSTVALLNLSRNKFYGGISFLCQIVHGFLAVLDLSHNFLSGQLPDCLWRFKELIVLNLEHNNHAGELPTSVGSLIKLESLMLYKNNLSGELPVSLKTCTRLNSLNLGANKFSGNVPTWIGENLSGLHVLILKSNNFYGTIPLELCQLANLQILDLSRNNLHGNIPSCLNNLTSMVGKNCHLYRVTQLQTFAPSRYDGNLGLCGPPLTTKCLGDEESEVQSLKSESDGDGEDTYELWGWFYIGGGTGFVTGFWIACGALLLNRRGRHAFFQFYDSFKDWVYVKVVVCIANLQKLRHAFLV from the exons ATGAATCCttgtgtttttataattttcccaCTTCTCTTGCTACGCCTTGAGACTACAACTTCCAACCAAGTGGGTGGAGGAGATGACAATGTTGTTATGAAAAAGTGTTCTGATAAGGAGGGACGTGCTCTTCTTGATTTCAAAGCTCGCCTCCAAGACCCTGATGAAACTCTTTCTACATGGAGAGCTGAAGAAGAAGAATGTTGTAAATGGAGTGGAGTCACATGCAACAACCAAACAGGTCGTGTCATCGAGCTAAGTATTAGATTCGGTGGCCTTAAAGGTGAGATTAGCAATTCTTTGCTTAACTTAACCCACCTGACTCATCTTGATCTTCTCTCTAATTCTTTTCATGGAATTATTCCCACGTTCATTGGTTCCATGACTCGTTTAAGGCACCTTGACCTTGGTTGGAATCATTTTAATGGAACCATTCCCAGGTTCATTTGCTCCATGACCAAATTAAGGTACCTCAACCTTGGCAATAATGATCTTAACGGAACCATTCCCAGATGCATTGGTTCCTTGACCAAATTGATGTACCTTGATCTTTCCTATAACTCTTTTTATGGAATCATTCCTCCAGAGTTTGGAAATCTCACCAACTTGCAATACCTTTACCTTGGAGTTGTTGGCAGATGTAGAGTTGAGAACCTACAGTGGTTATCTCATCTCTCTCATTTGGAGTCACTTGAAATGGATGGGATTTCTCTAGCCAAACAAAATTATTGGGTAGATGTGATTCTGAGTCTCCCAAATCTCTCATTTTTAAGCTTAGGGGGATGTGAGCTCTCGCAGGTCATGTATCCATATTCTTCTTCATTTCTCAACTCTTCTTCATCTTTATATTTCCTAAATCTCAGAAACAACAATCTCACCTCTTCCATGTATCATTGGATGTTCTCATTAACCAGCAATAGCCTTCATATTCTTTCTCTCTCTGGGAACATGTTAGATGGGATACCCAAATATCTTGGTAACCTCTGTAGTTTGGAATATTTTGCATTTGATAACAACTCTGCTGTTGTCAATTTTCCTGATTTTCTCAACAACTTGTCTGGATGCACATCGCTTTCATTAAAAGAATTCTCTGCTTATGGAAGCCAATTTATAGGGACACTCTCCAATGAGATCCTAACATTTAAAAATCTCTCCATTCTTGGTATGAGATCTTGCAATCTAGGGCCTCACTTCCCCAGATGGATTCAAACTCTGAAAAATCTTTCATATCTTGATATTGCCAACAATGGAATTTCAGACACGATTCCTCTGGGGTTTTGGGACATGTGGCCTTCTCAATTAACATATCTCAATCTCTCTTCCAACAACATCAGCGGGAAAGTACCAGATTTATCATCAAATTTTGGCAACAATTCTAGCATAGATTTGAGTTCCAACAGATTTTATGGTCCAATAACAAAGATCTCTTCCACTGTGGCATTACTCAATCTTTCTAGAAACAAATTCTATGGTGGAATCTCCTTCTTATGCCAAATTGTCCATGGGTTTTTAGCTGTTCTTGACCTCTCCCATAATTTTCTAAGTGGACAACTTCCAGACTGTTTGTGGCGTTTCAAAGAACTAATTGTTCTTAATCTAGAACACAACAATCATGCTGGAGAGCTTCCTACCTCTGTTGGATCTTTGATTAAACTCGAGTCATTGATGTTATACAAGAACAATTTGTCCGGAGAATTGCCTGTGTCTTTAAAGACCTGCACGAGATTAAACTCATTGAATTTGGGGGCCAACAAGTTTTCTGGTAATGTGCCTACTTGGATTGGGGAAAACTTATCCGGGTTGCATGTTCTTATCCTGAAATCAAACAACTTCTACGGAACCATCCCTTTGGAATTATGTCAATTAGCAAATCTTCAAATTCTGGACTTGTCAAGGAACAATCTCCATGGAAACATTCCCTCATGCTTGAATAATCTTACAAGCATGGTCGGGAAGAATTGCCACTTGTACAGAGT GACACAGCTCCAGACCTTTGCACCATCAAGATATGATGGAAACTTAGGTCTATGTGGACCTCCCCTTACCACAAAATGTCTGGGAGATGAAGAATCGGAAGTACAATCCCTCAAAAgtgaaagtgatggtgatggggAAGACACATATGAACTTTGGGGGTGGTTCTATATTGGCGGAGGAACTGGTTTTGTTACTGGATTCTGGATAGCATGTGGTGCTCTACTTCTAAACCGTCGAGGGAGACATgctttttttcaattttatgaTAGCTTCAAAGATTGGGTTTATGTGAAGGTGGTGGTGTGCATCGCAAATTTGCAAAAGCTTAGACATGCATTTCTCgtttaa